A genomic region of Trichothermofontia sichuanensis B231 contains the following coding sequences:
- a CDS encoding Crp/Fnr family transcriptional regulator, with translation MQTESFAQTFPLFSTVSPETLEWLLAPATELEYPSDRAVVMEDAWGNAVYFIVSGWVKVRRLSGDSVMTLAVLGQGDFFGEMAILDESPRSTDVIALSRVKLISIPAQRFIETLFRDPHLHHRMLQLMVHRLRQTNMRLQLQRQAPAVKLANTLLSLGESYGEQRADGTELFSIPYQDLADVADINLEETKKIMQKLEEKGWLKYDPQQQVIQLINLKNLTHLAGRLS, from the coding sequence ATGCAGACTGAATCGTTTGCTCAGACCTTCCCTCTCTTTAGTACGGTTAGCCCTGAGACGCTGGAATGGTTGCTAGCCCCGGCGACAGAGCTTGAGTACCCCAGCGATCGCGCCGTGGTGATGGAGGATGCGTGGGGAAATGCGGTTTATTTCATTGTGTCTGGGTGGGTGAAGGTACGGCGGTTATCGGGGGATAGCGTCATGACCTTAGCCGTACTGGGTCAGGGGGACTTTTTTGGGGAAATGGCGATTCTCGATGAGTCGCCGCGATCGACGGACGTCATTGCCCTGTCGCGGGTAAAGCTGATCAGCATTCCGGCCCAGCGGTTTATTGAAACCCTGTTTAGGGACCCCCATTTGCACCATCGGATGTTGCAGTTAATGGTGCATCGCTTGCGCCAGACCAATATGCGGCTACAACTCCAGCGTCAAGCACCAGCGGTCAAACTGGCCAACACGCTGCTCTCTTTGGGGGAAAGCTATGGCGAACAACGGGCGGATGGCACAGAACTCTTCAGTATTCCATACCAGGATTTAGCGGATGTGGCAGACATCAACCTGGAGGAGACAAAGAAAATTATGCAGAAGCTGGAGGAGAAAGGCTGGCTCAAGTACGATCCGCAACAACAGGTGATCCAGTTAATCAATCTTAAGAATTTGACCCATCTGGCAGGTCGCTTGTCGTGA
- a CDS encoding glycoside hydrolase family 13 protein → MPTGIQTPEWVKDAVFYQIFPDRFAIGQQTPIAIARHLTLEPWEAPPTLQGYKGGNLWGVIEKLDYLQSLGVTAIYFTPIFQSACNHRYHTHDYYQVDPLLGGNDAFRALLTAAHDRGLKVVLDGVFNHASRGFFFFNDILENGPYSPWVDWFKIEGWPLSAYDGSQPANYQSWVGNRALPEFNHANPDVREYIMRIAEYWICEGIDGWRLDVPFCIQVPGFWQEFRDRVKAINPNAYIVGEVWGDAREWLDGTQFDGVMNYLFTAPTIAFAAGDRVIRHHVQDRSYEPYPALDAAGYGEKMRALLDLYPWEIQLTQLNLLASHDTARLLTIAGGDRASVELATLLLFTFPGAPSVYYGDEVGLPGALDPDCRRGFPHESHWDQDLLILHRDLIALRHAHPALRRGTYTIMATVGLVYAFSRCLGDDYLLVAVNAGTDVAQCQVLLEPSLAARSLTMLFSTHSHTPGHCDRQDSHLTLTLPARTGLIVGTAPNHQA, encoded by the coding sequence ATGCCGACAGGGATTCAGACGCCAGAGTGGGTGAAGGATGCGGTTTTCTATCAGATTTTTCCCGATCGCTTTGCCATTGGTCAGCAGACCCCAATCGCGATTGCCCGCCACCTAACCTTGGAACCCTGGGAGGCGCCCCCCACCTTGCAGGGGTATAAAGGGGGTAATCTCTGGGGGGTGATTGAGAAGCTCGACTATCTCCAGTCCTTGGGGGTGACGGCGATTTACTTCACTCCAATTTTCCAATCTGCCTGCAACCATCGTTACCACACCCACGACTACTACCAAGTTGATCCCTTATTGGGGGGGAATGATGCCTTTCGGGCCTTGTTAACGGCGGCCCATGATCGCGGCCTCAAGGTTGTTTTGGATGGGGTGTTTAATCACGCCAGTCGAGGATTTTTTTTCTTCAATGATATTTTGGAAAATGGTCCCTATTCTCCTTGGGTTGATTGGTTCAAGATTGAGGGTTGGCCGCTTTCTGCCTATGACGGTTCTCAACCGGCTAATTACCAGAGTTGGGTGGGAAATCGTGCCCTGCCAGAGTTTAATCATGCTAACCCCGACGTGCGTGAATACATTATGCGAATTGCCGAATACTGGATTTGCGAGGGCATTGATGGCTGGCGGCTGGATGTGCCTTTTTGCATTCAGGTGCCAGGTTTTTGGCAGGAATTTCGCGATCGGGTAAAGGCGATTAATCCGAATGCCTATATTGTCGGTGAGGTCTGGGGAGATGCACGGGAGTGGTTAGACGGTACCCAGTTTGATGGGGTTATGAATTATCTATTTACGGCGCCGACGATCGCCTTTGCGGCAGGCGATCGGGTCATTCGTCACCACGTACAGGATCGGTCCTATGAACCCTATCCGGCTCTGGATGCGGCGGGCTATGGCGAGAAGATGCGGGCCTTGTTAGACTTGTATCCCTGGGAGATCCAGCTAACCCAGTTGAATCTGCTGGCCAGCCATGACACCGCCCGGTTGTTAACGATCGCTGGGGGCGATCGGGCGAGTGTTGAACTGGCGACTCTATTGTTGTTTACCTTCCCCGGTGCCCCCAGTGTGTACTATGGCGATGAGGTGGGTCTACCCGGTGCGCTTGACCCCGACTGTCGGCGCGGTTTCCCCCACGAGTCACACTGGGATCAGGATCTGCTCATCCTACACAGGGATCTGATTGCCCTGCGCCATGCCCACCCGGCCCTTCGTCGAGGTACCTATACGATCATGGCCACAGTGGGCCTTGTCTATGCCTTTAGCCGTTGCCTAGGGGATGATTACCTATTGGTTGCTGTCAATGCAGGGACCGATGTGGCTCAATGTCAGGTTTTGTTGGAGCCTTCCCTAGCCGCGCGATCGCTGACGATGTTGTTCAGTACCCATTCCCATACCCCAGGACACTGCGATCGCCAGGATTCGCACCTGACCCTAACCCTCCCTGCCCGAACCGGCCTGATCGTGGGAACTGCCCCCAACCACCAGGCATAG
- a CDS encoding glycosyltransferase family 9 protein has translation MRILVLIPGDISNQILCFPTLDDLKRIYPKAQVDVLVEPRAKAAYRVCRSVHEALPFDYQDRNSPADLVNLLGIMRDREFDAVISLASGWVTGFLLWLAGIAVRVGYADQPGSFFLTHPVPLKSEQYVAHTYHDLLQGLGIATPCPDIAINVPRKDIDWAEAEQTRLGVKETGYILIYDEPAAATTAGTYPPSAWQAVIEGIQARQPQPPIVLLRTPDNQAVVAEILKLCPTAKVTAPAAIGQQAAMIAGANLVICPDSAPLQLAVAVQSYMIALLPTPTLPILPKSEKYLAVQSPTANLADIKPDAVLAKMFGQ, from the coding sequence CTCAAGCGGATCTACCCCAAGGCCCAGGTGGATGTGCTCGTCGAACCCCGCGCCAAGGCCGCCTATCGGGTGTGCCGATCGGTCCATGAGGCCCTCCCCTTTGATTATCAAGACCGCAACAGCCCGGCAGATCTGGTGAATCTGCTAGGGATCATGCGCGATCGGGAATTTGACGCCGTGATTTCCCTGGCTTCTGGTTGGGTAACAGGTTTTCTCCTATGGCTGGCAGGAATTGCAGTGCGTGTGGGTTACGCCGACCAACCCGGCAGTTTCTTTCTGACCCATCCCGTCCCGCTGAAGTCAGAACAGTATGTGGCCCATACCTATCATGACCTGCTCCAGGGGTTAGGGATTGCTACCCCTTGCCCGGATATCGCCATCAATGTACCCCGCAAGGATATCGACTGGGCAGAGGCGGAACAAACCCGTCTAGGGGTCAAGGAGACGGGTTATATTCTGATTTACGATGAACCTGCGGCTGCAACGACCGCAGGAACTTATCCCCCTAGTGCTTGGCAAGCCGTGATTGAGGGGATTCAGGCACGTCAGCCGCAACCGCCGATCGTCCTCCTCCGAACCCCCGATAATCAGGCAGTGGTCGCGGAGATCCTAAAACTCTGTCCAACCGCCAAGGTCACAGCCCCTGCCGCGATCGGCCAACAAGCAGCCATGATTGCCGGTGCTAATCTGGTGATCTGCCCCGACAGTGCGCCTTTACAACTGGCGGTAGCGGTTCAGTCCTACATGATCGCCCTACTTCCTACCCCTACCCTGCCCATCCTACCCAAAAGCGAAAAATACTTAGCTGTCCAATCGCCAACGGCTAATCTCGCTGATATTAAGCCAGACGCTGTCCTGGCCAAAATGTTTGGTCAATAG
- the ycf46 gene encoding stress-responsive protein Ycf46: MYEELNILIQAQYPLVYLITSEEERAEQAIAGLVQQKPPRRLYIWTVTHGIVEYGQPRHTTQHNTVSPEAAIEWVIRQREPSIFIFKDLHPFIDSPPVTRWLRDAVANFKGTQKTMILMSPLQVVPAELEKEVVVLDYPVPDLTELNKVLSRQLEQTRTKRISTEGREKLLKAALGLTEDEAEKVFRKAHVTRGRLTEAEVDIVLSEKKQITRRNGILEFIEEAETLDNVGGSDALKTWLRQRANAFTERAREYGLPQPKGVLLLGVPGCGKSLIAKATSRLWGLPLLRLDMGRVYDGSMVGRSEANLRSALRTAESLSPTILFIDELDKAFAGGAGSADSDGGTSSRIFGSFLTWMQEKTSPVFVMATANRVERLPGEFLRKGRFDEIFFVDLPNAEERQDIFRIHLAKRRRDITRFDLEQLATVSDGLSGAEIEQAIVAAMYEAFADDREFTQLDIIAAIKATWPLSRTMSEQVSALRDWARQRTRPAAISDAEYQRLEF; encoded by the coding sequence ATGTACGAAGAGCTAAACATACTCATTCAAGCTCAGTACCCCTTGGTCTATCTCATTACCTCGGAAGAGGAACGGGCGGAGCAGGCGATCGCGGGTCTGGTACAACAAAAGCCCCCACGGCGGTTGTATATCTGGACGGTGACTCACGGTATTGTCGAATACGGTCAACCTCGCCATACGACCCAGCATAATACGGTATCACCGGAAGCCGCGATCGAATGGGTGATTCGGCAACGGGAGCCGAGCATTTTTATCTTCAAGGATTTACACCCATTCATCGATTCGCCCCCGGTCACACGCTGGTTGCGGGATGCCGTGGCGAACTTCAAGGGCACTCAGAAAACCATGATTCTAATGTCGCCCCTGCAAGTCGTACCGGCAGAGTTGGAAAAGGAGGTTGTGGTTCTTGACTATCCTGTTCCTGATCTGACAGAGCTCAATAAAGTGCTTTCCCGTCAATTGGAGCAAACACGGACCAAGCGGATTAGCACTGAGGGGCGTGAAAAGCTACTCAAGGCTGCATTAGGACTAACTGAGGATGAAGCTGAAAAAGTCTTCCGCAAGGCCCACGTTACTCGCGGTCGCCTGACCGAGGCGGAGGTGGATATTGTCCTTTCGGAAAAGAAACAAATTACTCGGCGCAATGGCATTCTCGAATTCATTGAGGAAGCCGAAACGCTTGATAACGTTGGCGGCTCGGATGCCCTGAAGACTTGGCTGCGGCAACGGGCGAATGCATTTACGGAACGGGCACGTGAGTATGGCTTACCCCAGCCGAAGGGCGTATTGCTGCTGGGTGTTCCCGGTTGTGGGAAGTCCCTGATTGCGAAGGCTACGTCGCGTTTGTGGGGACTACCGCTGCTACGTCTGGACATGGGCCGGGTGTATGATGGCTCAATGGTCGGGCGATCGGAAGCTAACTTGCGCAGTGCTTTGCGTACGGCAGAATCGCTGTCACCAACGATCCTCTTTATTGATGAACTGGATAAAGCCTTTGCCGGTGGTGCCGGTTCAGCCGACTCTGATGGCGGCACATCCAGCCGGATCTTTGGGTCCTTCCTCACCTGGATGCAGGAAAAGACATCACCTGTATTTGTGATGGCAACGGCTAACCGGGTAGAGCGCCTGCCCGGAGAGTTCCTCCGCAAGGGCCGGTTTGATGAGATTTTCTTTGTGGATCTGCCGAATGCGGAAGAGCGGCAGGATATTTTCCGAATTCATCTCGCCAAACGTCGCCGCGATATCACTCGCTTCGATCTAGAGCAACTGGCGACGGTATCCGATGGTCTTTCTGGGGCCGAGATTGAACAGGCGATCGTGGCGGCGATGTACGAAGCGTTTGCTGACGATCGTGAGTTCACCCAACTGGATATTATTGCAGCGATTAAGGCCACTTGGCCGCTCTCCCGCACCATGAGCGAGCAAGTCTCGGCCCTGCGCGACTGGGCACGCCAACGCACTCGCCCAGCGGCCATCTCCGACGCGGAATACCAGCGGTTGGAGTTTTAA
- a CDS encoding DUF1257 domain-containing protein, giving the protein MSHFSTLRTKITDIEILKDSLRSLGISVKTNADVRGYNGQRVRADLVAVLEGEYDLGWTRNTEGTYDLIADLWGVAKKHNQTELINAINQKYAVNKTLAEVKRPGLQNANVKLVLQK; this is encoded by the coding sequence ATGTCTCATTTCAGCACACTGCGCACCAAGATCACCGATATTGAAATCCTGAAGGATTCACTCCGGAGCCTTGGGATCTCTGTCAAGACCAACGCAGACGTGCGGGGGTACAACGGTCAGCGGGTTCGGGCTGATCTGGTGGCTGTCCTCGAAGGTGAATATGATTTAGGTTGGACCCGCAACACGGAAGGAACCTACGATCTGATTGCTGACCTCTGGGGGGTTGCCAAGAAGCACAACCAGACTGAGCTGATCAATGCGATCAACCAGAAGTATGCCGTGAACAAGACTTTGGCTGAAGTCAAGCGCCCTGGTTTGCAAAACGCCAACGTCAAGCTCGTGCTGCAAAAATAA